The following proteins are co-located in the Gossypium hirsutum isolate 1008001.06 chromosome A02, Gossypium_hirsutum_v2.1, whole genome shotgun sequence genome:
- the LOC107951924 gene encoding CASP-like protein 3A2 isoform X1 codes for MMNGHKTEPAPPPPPPSATPRQLTEAKVMAEENGRQVEPCVRSKTGGTLTKGDVVVLTLRLLCMATSVTAMSFMVTARQVSAASFYGFQVQLHSKWSFSYSFEYLVGVTATATAYSLLQLLIAGTRLLVKKSPVIPSRNQAWLVFAGDQILAYAMMSAGSAASGVANLNRTGIRHTALPNFCKSLDSFCDHVAVSIAFTFFSCVMYAAAAVQDVIWLSTH; via the exons ATGATGAATGGCCACAAAACAGAGCCGGCACCGCCACCACCACCGCCATCTGCAACGCCGAGGCAGCTGACGGAGGCCAAGGTGATGGCGGAGGAGAATGGTCGGCAAGTTGAACCCTGTGTAAGGTCCAAGACTGGAGGAACCTTGACGAAAGGGGATGTGGTGGTGCTGACACTCAGGCTGTTGTGCATGGCTACTTCAGTTACAGCCATGTCGTTCATGGTCACCGCCCGTCAGGTTAGCGCTGCTTCCTTCTATGGATTTCAGGTCCAGCTCCACTCCAAATGGTCTTTCTCTTACTCCTTTGA ATATCTTGTTGGAGTAACAGCGACTGCAACAGCTTACTCTTTGCTCCAATTACTCATTGCCGGCACAAGGCTACTAGTGAAGAAATCTCCAGTAATTCCCTCAAGAAATCAAGCATGGCTTGTTTTTGCTGGAGATCAG ATATTGGCATATGCAATGATGAGTGCTGGATCGGCAGCATCGGGTGTAGCCAACCTGAACCGAACCGGAATCCGACACACAGCGTTGCCCAATTTTTGCAAGTCATTGGATAGCTTCTGCGATCATGTTGCCGTCTCAATAGCCTTCACTTTCTTCAGCTGTGTTATGTACGCTGCCGCCGCTGTTCAGGATGTAATCTGGCTCTCCACCCATTGA
- the LOC107951924 gene encoding uncharacterized protein isoform X2, with amino-acid sequence MMNGHKTEPAPPPPPPSATPRQLTEAKVMAEENGRQVEPCVRSKTGGTLTKGDVVVLTLRLLCMATSVTAMSFMVTARQISCWSNSDCNSLLFAPITHCRHKATSEEISSNSLKKSSMACFCWRSDIGICNDECWIGSIGCSQPEPNRNPTHSVAQFLQVIG; translated from the exons ATGATGAATGGCCACAAAACAGAGCCGGCACCGCCACCACCACCGCCATCTGCAACGCCGAGGCAGCTGACGGAGGCCAAGGTGATGGCGGAGGAGAATGGTCGGCAAGTTGAACCCTGTGTAAGGTCCAAGACTGGAGGAACCTTGACGAAAGGGGATGTGGTGGTGCTGACACTCAGGCTGTTGTGCATGGCTACTTCAGTTACAGCCATGTCGTTCATGGTCACCGCCCGTCAG ATATCTTGTTGGAGTAACAGCGACTGCAACAGCTTACTCTTTGCTCCAATTACTCATTGCCGGCACAAGGCTACTAGTGAAGAAATCTCCAGTAATTCCCTCAAGAAATCAAGCATGGCTTGTTTTTGCTGGAGATCAG ATATTGGCATATGCAATGATGAGTGCTGGATCGGCAGCATCGGGTGTAGCCAACCTGAACCGAACCGGAATCCGACACACAGCGTTGCCCAATTTTTGCAAGTCATTGGATAG